A stretch of Aedes aegypti strain LVP_AGWG chromosome 2, AaegL5.0 Primary Assembly, whole genome shotgun sequence DNA encodes these proteins:
- the LOC110675130 gene encoding uncharacterized protein LOC110675130, with the protein MADEQRLKDEIVHLQQQLQAARAAAANNSAIVNSGINLEAQFTLNQITREDTRYYHVLAAIDSEILACCSDIIRDPPVDGKYSAIKDRIIREYSISEQNRMQQLLRGCELGDRKPSQLLREMRDLARDVITDEKIIKSLWMQQLPETTQAVLKVSEANLQLSQLAEQADKLADITITRTVSSAGALWDENKDIGFEELRKQVSVLSDEIAAFRQGRGRSRNRSFGRQPGARSSSRDNHPYCFYHRKFGADARNCRTPCQFKAKN; encoded by the exons ATGGCGGATGAACAGCGCTTAAAAGATGAAATCGTCCATCTACAACAACAACTGCAAGCCGCACGAGCAGCCGCTGCAAACAACTCCGCGATTGTGAACAGCGGTATTAAT CTGGAAGCGCAATTCACGCTGAACCAAATCACACGAGAAGACACCCGTTATTATCATGTCCTGGCCGCCATAGATTCGGAAATATTGGCATGCTGCTCGGACATCATTCGAGATCCACCAGTCGACGGCAAGTATTCGGCGATTAAGGATAGAATCATCAGAGAATACAGCATCAGTGAGCAGAATCGTATGCAGCAGCTGCTGCGTGGGTGTGAACTCGGCGATCGCAAACCGTCACAGCTCCTACGTGAAATGCGGGATCTAGCCAGAGATGTTATCACCGATGAAAAGATTATCAAATCTTTATGGATGCAACAACTTCCCGAAACTACTCAAGCCGTCCTGAAAGTATCAGAAGCTAATCTACAACTTTCGCAGCTTGCCGAACAAGCAGATAAGCTCGCTGACATCACCATAACAAGAACAGTTTCATCCGCTGGTGCCCTGTGGGATGAAAACAAAGATATCGGCTTTGAGGAACTGCGCAAGCAAGTTTCTGTGCTTTCCGACGAAATCGCTGCTTTTCGCCAAGGACGAGGTCGTTCCCGGAACAGGAGTTTCGGCAGACAACCTGGTGCCCGAAGCAGCTCCCGAGATAATCACCCGTATTGTTTTTATCATCGAAAGTTCGGCGCTGACGCAAGAAACTGTCGAACGCCCTGTCAGTTCAAAGCAAAAAACTAA